One Solea senegalensis isolate Sse05_10M linkage group LG21, IFAPA_SoseM_1, whole genome shotgun sequence DNA segment encodes these proteins:
- the c6 gene encoding complement component C6 isoform X1: MAPCRPLLLLQLLSCVSVGLACFCDRYPWGSWTACSRTCNHGTQQRVRKMVYDDYYWRSSCRQLCHEHDTRACNEQTCPINCRLNEFGPWSECSPCAKKQLRTRSVVRPSQFGGSDCSVELTEERPCYPSTECKLPALDCRDDFKCENGRCINSTLTCNKQNDCGDNSDERDCADLTVVCPAEKRPAPGVDLLGNGFDVLAEEARGAVLDNMFMGGSCIIRRPPSTLLYHRVPHNFDTFDIKAGVLEDFSTEPKPLHSESLSLKTSSSSESTRPKKGDFFFFPIFFLTRGHRTRLQSNKDAFEASKKIDSQFFRVHQVLPVSTFTVKDVDELVLSLPFLQFLHALPLLYNYALYREIFQRFGTHYYSSGKLGGHYDLLYQYSREELKTSGETEEQFKGCLGRETTWSIILYTEHKSVTRCTNTRTTEKYKGSYIQAAEKSFSVVKGGRTREAAALAWERQGPAPDRTSYKNWAKSVLDNPAVVEYKLLPLINLVRGIPCALTKRRHLQRALLQYLEEFDTCKCSPCPNNARVVLSGTECKCVCQTGTFGTNCEKRAPDFTSKVVDGSWSCWGPWSRCGASMKRHRTRRCDNPAPFRGGQPCSDSGRQEEPCHISIFEKQETCDNDDDFTVGWRDELPPGVQGCLRPKRPENSFLRKSKQYYSFGEDEEFQCFTGFALEGFQFINCLPDGTWSSPQGKCIRNLCLPPEIPEGMTLFPDKDQYSVGESVGLNCDQVGLFPVPQTFYKCSVSLSWEPPVAADLRCTDELPFVPDAQCGPGQKLQDSQCVCIQRESCLSQSANLCVLNADVGLAVSMSLCSFHAGRCHGDPLFYISDGECDAVDPGKVEWANFRAKMSSKSSVQVPCDLNTCYEWETCSEFKKCECRAARECSRAEHHMFCVKLTRTQRTRSLDLCSMAALKCSNYDFEIISEGQCESR, from the exons ATGGCCCCCTGCaggccgctgctgctgctgcagctcctcagCTGTGTATCGGTTGGTCTGGCCTGTTTCTGTGACCGCTATCCATGGGGTTCCTGGACCGCCTGCTCCAGAACCTGCAACCACGGCACGCAGCAGAGAGTCAG GAAAATGGTGTATGACGATTATTACTGGAGGAGCAGCTGTCGTCAGCTGTGTCACGAACACGACACCAGAGCGTGTAACGAGCAGACATGTCCAATCAACTGCCGACTCAACGAGTTCGGACCCTGGTCTGAGTGTTCACCGTGTGCCAAGAAACAG TTACGTACCCGCTCCGTGGTGAGGCCGTCTCAGTTCGGAGGATCAGACTGCAGCGTGGAGCTGACGGAGGAGCGGCCGTGTTATCCGTCCACCGAGTGCAAGTTACCAGCGCTCGACTGCAGAGACGACTTCAAGTGTGAAAACG GACGCTGCATCAACTCAACGCTGACGTGTAACAAGCAGAACGACTGTGGAGATAATTCTGATGAGCGAGACTGCGCTGACCTCACTGTCGTGTGTCCGGCAGAGAAGAGACCGGCTCCTGGAGTCGACCTGCTGGGAAACGG atttgATGTCCTGGCAGAAGAAGCGAGGGGAGCGGTCCTGGACAACATGTTCATGGGCGGCAGCTGCATCATCAGGAGACCTCCGTCCACGCTGCTCTACCACAGAGTTCCTCACAACTTTGACACCTTTGACATTAAG GCGGGGGTTCTGGAAGATTTCAGCACCGAACCCAAACCTCTTCACTCAGAGTCGCTCAGCTTGAAGACGTCGTCTTCCTCTGAGAGCACACGTCCAAAAAAAGGcgacttcttctttttccccatTTTCTTCCTCACGCGAGGACACAGGACACGGCTGCAGTCCAACAAGGACGCTTTCGAGGCGTCAAAGAAAATA gaCTCCCAGTTCTTCCGGGTCCACCAGGTTCTCCCCGTGTCCACGTTCACGGTGAAGGACGTGGACGAGCTGGTTCTGTCTCTGCCGTTCCTGCAGTTCCTCCACGCTCTGCCTCTGCTCTACAACTACGCCCTCTACAGGGAGATTTTCCAGCGCTTCGGAACACATTACTACAGCTCAGGGAAACTGGGAGGTCACTACGACCTGCTGTACCAGTACAGCCGCGAGGAGCTCAAGACCTCag GTGAAACAGAGGAACAGTTCAAAGGTTGTTTGGGTCGAGAGACGACCTGGTCTATCATCCTCTACACAGAACACAAAAGTGTGACCCGCTGCACCAACACCAGAACCACTGAGAAATATAAAG GCTCATACATTCAGGCAGCGGAGAAGTCCTTCTCCGTGGTCAAAGGAGGACGAaccagagaagcagcagctctggcCTGGGAAAGACAAGGTCCAGCTCCGGACCGAACCTCCTACAAGAACTGGGCCAAGTCTGTTCTGGATAATCCCGCTGTGGTCGAATACAAG ctgctgccaCTCATTAATCTGGTGAGAGGAATCCCCTGCGCTCTCACAAAGAGgagacacctgcagagggcgctgttgCAGTATCTGGAGGAGTTTGACACCTGCAAGTGTTCGCCATGTCCCAACAACGCCAGGGTGGTTCTGTCCGGCACAGAGTGCAAGTGTGTTTGCCAGACCGGAACCTTTGGAACCAACTGTGAGAAACGAGCTCCGGACTTCACCtcaa AGGTGGTGGACGGTTCCTGGAGCTGCTGGGGACCGTGGAGTCGCTGCGGAGCGTCCATGAAGAGACATCGGACGAGGAGGTGCGATAACCCCGCCCCCTTCAGGGGAGGTCAACCCTGCAGTGACTCTGGCAGACAGGAGGAGCCGTGTCACATCTCCATCTTTGaaaa ACAGGAAACATGTGACAATGATGACGACTTCACTGTAGGCTGGAGGGACGAGCTTCCTCCTGGAGTCCAAGGCTGTTTGAGACCCAAGAGGCCGGAGAACAGTTTCCTCAGG AAATCGAAGCAGTATTACAGTTTTGGTGAGGATGAGGAGTTCCAGTGCTTCACTGGTTTTGCTCTGGAGGGTTTTCAGTTCATTAATTGTCTCCCTGATGGAACGTGGAGTTCACCACAAGGAAAATGCAtca gaAACCTGTGTCTTCCCCCTGAGATTCCTGAGGGAATGACGTTGTTTCCTGACAAAGATCAGTACAGTGTGGGGGAGTCTGTGGGTCTGAACTGTGACCAGGTCGGTTTGTTCCCGGTGCCTCAAACCTTCTACAAGTGCAGCGTCTCTCTGAGCTGGGAGCCTCCTGTCGCTGCTGACCTCCGCTGCACTGATG AGCTGCCGTTTGTTCCTGACGCTCAGTGCGGTCCAGGACAGAAGCTGCAGGActctcagtgtgtttgtatcCAGCGTGAGAGCTGTCT aTCACAGTCAGCAAACCTCTGCGTCCTGAACGCCGACGTGGGTTTGGCTGTGTCGATGTCGCTCTGCTCCTTCCACGCCGGCCGTTGCCACGGTGACCCGCTCTTCTACATCAGCGACGGCGAGTGCGACGCGGTCGACCCCGGGAAAGTGGAGTGGGCCAACTTCAGAGCCAAGATGTCGTCAAAGAGCTCGGTTCAAGTGCCGTGTGACCTCAACACCTGTTATGAGTGGGAGACTTGTTCTG agttTAAGAAGTGCGAGTGCAGAGCGGCGCGTGAATGCAGCCGAGCAGAACATCACATGTTCTGTGTGAAGTTGACCAGAACTCAGCGCACTCGCAGTCTGGACCTGTGCTCCATGGCTGCGCTCAAATGTTCCAACTATGACTTTGAGATCATCAGTGAAGGACAGTGTGAGTCCAGATGA
- the LOC122758547 gene encoding LOW QUALITY PROTEIN: NLR family CARD domain-containing protein 3-like (The sequence of the model RefSeq protein was modified relative to this genomic sequence to represent the inferred CDS: inserted 2 bases in 1 codon; substituted 1 base at 1 genomic stop codon) — MNQIMDSEEEAPPSKITICEEHDGQRSLKRSIYKKSQRRVHQQGPDSASPGPGPSCVSMKSDQSIGRLIDFKDGQKHGELIVDQQRTEVLSGQSVQWHRADLDSIFKLLEENIICFVKNELKNIQKVLGTDHTKVSESWEEDRDLLDGEDEEQRRSREAFLKITDNFLRRMKQEKLADCLQRKTRAPSERKLKSNLKKKFQYLFEGVAKAGNPTLLNEIFTELYITEGGTGEVNEEHEVRQIEKASWKPDRPETTIRQEDIFKATAGRNGPIRRVMTKGVAGIGKTVLTQKFTLDWAEDKTNQDIQFMFPFTFRELNVLKEKKYSLVELIHHFFTETKEAGICRFEDFRVVFIFDGLDECRLPLDFHNTEILTDVTASTSVDVLLTNLIKGNLLPSARLWITTRPAAANQIPPDCVDMVTEVRGFTDPQKDDYFRKRFRDEEQAKRIISHIQTSRSLHIMCHIPVFCWITATVLENMLKPRDGEELPKTLTEMYIHFLVVQSKVKVKYDGGAETDPLWSPENRMMVESLGKLAFEQLQKGNLIFYESDLTECGIDITAASVYSGVFTQIFKEERGLYQDKVFCFVHLSVQEFLAALHVHLTFITSGTNLLSEDPTMSQWSRLFRNKPELNHLHQSAVDKALLSPNGHLDLFLRFLLGLSMKTNQKLLRSLLTQTGSGSRTNQKTVKYIKMMIINENLSAERSINLFHCLNELNHCALVKEIQESLRSGHLSTKTLSRAQWSALVFILLSSGKDLEDFDLKKYSASEEALLKLVPVVKASNKALLSDCNLSERSCEALSSVLNSLSSTLRHLDLGNNDLQDSGVKLLSDGLKSPHCSLETLRSEPSLFDSXYFKSCFSFFRFLLMKMLKIFSIXSESLSLSYLLNSSLSGCLVTEEGCSSLTSALNSNPSPLKILDLSNNNLQDSGVKLLCDGLKSPHCSLETLRLSDCNLSERSCEALSSVLSSLSSTLRHVDLSNNDLQDSGVKLFCDGLKSPHCSLETLSLSGCLVTEEGCSSLTSALNSNPSHLRELDLSYNHPGDSGKKLLSAGLKSPRWRLDTLRMDHAGEQRLKPGLRKYSCELEPDTNTMNRKLQLSDDNRKVTNVTEDQSYPDHPDRFKFCPQLLCRTDLTGRCYWEVEWRGNVNISLSYRGIKRKVKGFDCLFGNNDQSWSLSCSDGGYSVCHCRTTIFIRSHYVSPRVSVYVDCPAGTLSFYSVSSDSLIHLHTFRATFSEPVYPGFYIWPGSSVSLCSL; from the exons ctgctggaggagaacatcATCTGCTTTGTGAAGAACGAGCTGAAGAACATCCAGAAGGTTCTGGGTACGGATCACACAAAAGTCTCAGAGAGTTGGGAAGAAGATAGAGACTTGTTGGAtggtgaggatgaggagcagaggaggagcagagaggccTTTCTGAAGATCACAGATAACTTCttgaggaggatgaagcaggagaAGCTAGCTGACTGTCTACAGAGAA AAACCAGAGCTCCATCTGAACGTAAACTCAAATCAAACCTAAAGAAGAAGTTCCAGTATTTGTTTGAGGGTGTGGCTAAAGCAGGAAACCCCACCCTTCTTAATGAGATATTCACAGAgctttacatcacagagggagggacTGGAGAGGTCAACGAAGAACATGAGGTCAGACAGATTGAAAAAGCttcatggaaaccagacagaCCAGAAACAACCATCAGACAAGAAGACATCTTCAAAGCAACAGCTGGAAGAAACGGACCAATCAGAAGAGTGATGACAAAGGGAGTGGCTGGCATTGGGAAAACAGTCTTAacacagaagttcactctggactgggctgaAGACAAAACCAACCAGGACATACAGTTCATGTTTCCCTTCACCTTCAGAGAGCTGAAtgtgctgaaagagaagaagtacagtttggtggaactcatccatcacttcttcactgaaaccaaagAAGCAGGAATCTGCAGGTTTGAAGACTTTAGGGTAGTCTTCATCTTTGATGGTCTGGATGAGTGTCGACTTCCTCTGGACTTCCACAACACTGAGATCCTGACTGATGTCACAGCATCCACCTCAGTGGACGTGTTGCTGACAAACCTCATCAAAGGGAATCTGCTTCCCTCTGCTCGCCTCTGGATAACCACAcgacctgcagcagccaatcagatccctcctgaCTGTGTTGACAtggtgacagaggtcagagggttcACGGACCCACAGAAGGACGACTACTTCAGGAAGAGGTTCAGAGATGAAGAGCAGGCCAAGAGGATCATCTCCCACATCCAGACATCAcgaagcctccacatcatgtgccacatcccagtcttctgctggatcactgcaactgttctggagaacatgttgaaacccagagatggagaagaactgcccaagaccctgactgaGATGTACATCCACTTCCTGGTGGTTCAGTCCAAAGTGAAGGTCAAATatgatggaggagctgagaCAGATCCCCTCTGGAGTCCAGAGAACAGGATGATGGTTGAGTCTCTGGGGAAACTGGCttttgagcagctgcagaaaggaaacctgatcttctatgaatcagacctgacagagtgtGGCATTGATATCACAGCTGCTTCAGTTTACTCAGGAGTCTTCACTCAGATctttaaagaggagagaggcctGTACCAGGACAAGGTCTTCTGCTTTGTCCATCTGAGTGTTCAAGAGTTTCTGGCTGCTCTTCATGTCCATCTGACCTTCATCACCTCTGGAACAAATCTGTTGTCAGAAGACCCAACAATGAGCCAGTGGTCCAGACTGTTTAGAAACAAACCTGAACTGAATCATCTGCACCAGAGTGCTGTAGACAAGGCCTTACTGAGTCCAAATGGACACCTGGACTTGTTCCTCCGCTTCCTCCTTGGTCTTTCAATGAAGACCAATCAGAAGCTCTTAAGAAGTCtactgacacaaacaggaagtggttcacGGACCAATCAGAAAACAGTTAAATACATTAAGATGATGATAATCAATGAGAATctgtcagcagagagaagcatcAACCTGTTCCACTGTCTGAATGAACTGAACCACTGTGCTCTTGTGAAGGAGATCCAAGAGTCCCTGAGATCTGGACATCTGTCCACAAAGACACTGTCTCGTGCTCAGTGGTCAGCTCTGGTCTTCATCTTACTGTCATCAGGAAAAGATCTGGAAGATTTTGACCTGAAGAAATACTCTGCTTCAGAGGAGGCTCTTCTGAAGCTGGTGCCAGTGGTCAAAGCCTCCAACAAAGCTCT ACTGAGTGACTGTaacctctcagagagaagctgtgaagctctgtcctcagtcctcaacTCTCTGTCCTCTACTCTGAGACACCTGGACCTGGGTAACAATGacctgcaggattcaggagtgaagctgctgagtgatggactgaagagtcctcactgttctctggagactctcaggtcagaacccagtttatttgacagttgatattttaaatcctgttttagcttctttaggttcttgttGATGAAGATGCTCAAAATCTTCAGTAT TTCTGAATCACTAAGTTTATCATATcttcttaactccagtctgtcaggttgtctggtcACAGAAgaaggatgttcttctctgacctcagctctgaactCCAACCCCTCCCCCCTGAAAATCCTTGACCTGAGTAACAATAatctgcaggattcaggagttaagctgctgtgtgatggattgaagagtcctcactgttctttggagactctcag ACTGAGTGACTGTaacctctcagagagaagctgtgaagctctgtcctcagtcctcagctctctgtcctccacTCTGAGACATGTGGACCTAAGTAACAATGacctgcaggattcaggagtgaagctgttttgtgatggactgaagagtcctcactgttctctggagactctcag tctgtcaggttgtctggtcacagaggaaggatgttcttctctgacctcagctctgaattccaacccctcccatctgagagaactggacctgagctaCAATCATCCAGGAGACTCAGGAAagaagctgctgtctgctggactgaagagtccACGCTGGAGACTGGACACTCTCAG GATGGACCATGCTGGAGAGCAGAGGTTAAAACCTGGTCTCAGGAAGT ATTCATGTGAACTGGAACCAGATACAAACACAATGAACAGAAAACTCCAACTGTCTGAcgacaacaggaaagtgaccaATGTGACTGAAGATCAGTCGTATCCTGATCATCCAGACAGATTTAAGTTCTGTCCTCAGCTGCTGTGTAGAACTGATCTGACTGGTCGCTGTTACTGGGAGGTTGAGTGGAGAGGAAATGTTAATATATCACTGAGTTACAGAGGAATCAAGAGGAAAGTAAAGGGTTTTGACTGTTTGTTTGGAAATAATGATCAGTCCTGGAGTCTGAGCTGCTCTGATGGTGGTtactctgtctgtcactgtagAACTACAATATTCATCAGGTCACACTATGTCTCTCCCCGAGTATCAGTGTATGTGGACTGTCCTGCTGGgactctgtccttctacagcgtctcctctgactcactgatcCACCTCCACACCTTCAGGGCTACATTCAGTGAACCGGTTTATCCTGGGTTCTATATCTGGCCAGGTTCCTCAGTGTCTCTATGTTCTCTGtag